The following proteins are co-located in the Chryseobacterium daecheongense genome:
- a CDS encoding UbiA family prenyltransferase produces MNSEKETFQSKNYISKSLFYRFSQFVGFLLGARFFVAILLTFALYVSTFFLFNQEESLRNFVFDFKVHGIIFCTVLSILAGGIINQFYDFEKDHVVKPFRTRIQSFIAQKYFLYAYLALSVISLGVAWFISHNVFIFFLIYQFFMWFYSHKLSRVLLLNNLTFVSLTLYPFFGMMVYYETFSKKVLLMAIFLFLILLCIDIVKDTLTKSVDKAFGYTTIPNYFENKTTKIIIVSLLIVTMVVSMKLIMRTGVSGFMAYYFVGGMFIMILCIYLLLNYSRKSKFITLNILRLWVFVGIIAMLLNGIESKF; encoded by the coding sequence ATGAATTCTGAAAAAGAAACTTTCCAATCAAAAAACTATATATCTAAATCTTTATTTTATAGATTCTCACAGTTCGTGGGCTTTCTTTTAGGCGCAAGGTTTTTTGTAGCGATCTTGCTTACATTTGCGCTTTACGTATCTACTTTTTTCTTATTTAATCAGGAGGAAAGCCTTCGAAATTTTGTCTTCGATTTTAAGGTCCACGGTATTATTTTCTGTACGGTACTGAGCATTCTAGCGGGAGGAATTATCAACCAATTCTACGATTTTGAAAAGGACCATGTGGTGAAACCTTTTCGTACAAGAATTCAAAGTTTTATTGCCCAGAAATATTTCTTGTACGCGTACCTCGCACTAAGTGTTATTTCCCTGGGAGTTGCTTGGTTTATTTCACATAACGTATTTATTTTTTTTCTGATCTATCAGTTTTTTATGTGGTTTTACAGCCATAAGTTAAGCCGTGTATTGCTGCTGAATAACCTTACTTTTGTAAGTCTTACATTATATCCCTTCTTTGGGATGATGGTATACTATGAAACTTTTTCCAAAAAGGTTCTTTTAATGGCCATTTTCCTTTTTTTGATCCTTTTATGCATTGATATTGTAAAAGACACACTAACCAAAAGCGTTGATAAAGCGTTTGGATATACTACAATTCCTAATTATTTCGAAAATAAAACAACTAAAATCATCATCGTATCTCTGCTTATTGTAACGATGGTGGTGTCTATGAAGCTAATTATGAGAACCGGAGTTTCAGGTTTTATGGCTTATTACTTTGTCGGCGGGATGTTTATTATGATTTTATGTATTTATTTACTCCTCAACTACTCCCGGAAAAGCAAGTTCATAACATTGAATATATTAAGACTTTGGGTCTTCGTAGGAATTATTGCGATGCTTTTGAACGGGATCGAAAGTAAATTTTAA
- a CDS encoding acetyl-CoA C-acyltransferase — protein MKEVFIVSAVRTPMGSFMGSLSTVPATKLGTVAVKGALDKIGLDPKLVQEIYMGNVLQAGEGQAPARQVALGAGLSIETPSTTVNKVCASGMKAVTMAAQAIKAGDVDIIVAGGMENMSSVPHYYNARIATKLGDVKMQDGMVLDGLTDVYNKVHMGVCAEKCATDYSISREEQDQFAIESYKRSAKAWSEGKFNDEVVSVEIPQRKGEPVIFAEDEEYKAVNFDRLPTLPTVFKKEAGTVTAANASTLNDGASALILVSKEKMEELGLKPLAKIVSYADAAQEPENFTTAPAKALPIALKKAGLELTDIDFFEFNEAFSVVGLANNKILGLDAAKVNVNGGAVALGHPLGSSGSRIIVTLINVLKQNNAKYGAAAICNGGGGASAIVIENI, from the coding sequence ATGAAAGAAGTATTCATCGTTTCCGCAGTAAGAACACCAATGGGGAGTTTTATGGGAAGTTTATCAACTGTTCCTGCTACAAAGCTGGGAACTGTTGCCGTAAAAGGAGCATTAGACAAAATTGGTCTTGATCCGAAATTGGTTCAGGAAATTTACATGGGGAACGTATTACAGGCAGGAGAAGGGCAGGCACCTGCCCGTCAGGTGGCATTAGGAGCAGGACTTTCTATCGAAACTCCGTCCACAACAGTAAATAAAGTTTGTGCTTCAGGAATGAAAGCCGTAACAATGGCGGCACAAGCTATTAAAGCAGGTGATGTAGATATAATCGTTGCCGGAGGAATGGAAAATATGTCTTCAGTACCTCATTATTATAACGCAAGAATAGCAACCAAGTTAGGCGATGTTAAAATGCAGGATGGAATGGTTTTAGACGGTCTGACAGATGTTTACAATAAAGTTCACATGGGTGTTTGCGCAGAAAAATGCGCAACAGATTATTCTATCTCAAGAGAGGAGCAAGACCAGTTTGCTATCGAATCTTATAAAAGATCAGCTAAAGCATGGAGTGAAGGTAAATTCAATGATGAGGTTGTATCTGTTGAGATTCCTCAAAGAAAAGGGGAACCTGTAATTTTTGCTGAAGATGAAGAGTATAAAGCTGTTAATTTTGACAGATTGCCAACACTTCCAACAGTATTTAAAAAAGAAGCAGGAACTGTAACTGCAGCTAATGCCTCAACTTTAAATGACGGTGCTTCAGCTTTGATTCTTGTGTCTAAAGAAAAAATGGAAGAATTAGGACTTAAGCCTTTAGCGAAGATCGTTTCTTACGCTGATGCAGCTCAGGAGCCTGAAAACTTTACAACAGCACCTGCTAAAGCTTTACCTATTGCGCTTAAAAAAGCGGGGTTAGAACTTACAGATATCGATTTCTTTGAATTTAATGAAGCATTTTCAGTCGTTGGTTTGGCTAATAATAAGATCTTAGGATTAGATGCCGCCAAAGTAAATGTAAATGGAGGGGCTGTCGCTTTAGGACATCCACTGGGAAGCTCTGGTTCAAGGATTATTGTTACTCTGATTAATGTTTTAAAACAAAACAATGCTAAATATGGGGCTGCTGCTATCTGTAATGGTGGTGGAGGTGCTTCAGCTATTGTTATTGAAAATATCTAG
- a CDS encoding bifunctional nuclease family protein — MDYKQLIIRGISYSQTQSGAYALLLEHEETHIKLPVVIGNFEAQSISLGLEKDIHPPRPLTHDLFTKFIVSANYELVSVIIYQIVDGVFFSNINFKNKITEEELILDARTSDAVAMAVRFDAPIFTTQQVLNEAGILLELEDVSKEEQSFSETVQTEDNLRSLSMEELQKLLEDAVKEEDFDTALEIQEEIKRRKKKID, encoded by the coding sequence ATGGATTATAAACAGCTAATTATTCGAGGAATATCGTACAGCCAGACCCAATCAGGGGCGTACGCTTTGTTATTGGAACATGAAGAAACACACATAAAGTTACCTGTTGTTATAGGAAATTTCGAGGCACAATCCATTTCTCTTGGTCTGGAGAAAGATATTCATCCACCACGTCCTCTTACCCATGATTTATTTACAAAATTTATAGTTTCGGCAAATTATGAATTGGTGTCCGTGATTATTTATCAAATTGTAGATGGAGTTTTCTTTTCCAACATAAACTTCAAAAATAAAATAACGGAAGAAGAACTGATTTTAGATGCCAGAACTTCTGACGCCGTTGCTATGGCAGTACGCTTTGACGCGCCTATTTTTACCACTCAACAAGTCTTAAATGAAGCAGGAATTCTTTTGGAATTGGAAGATGTTTCCAAGGAGGAACAGTCATTTTCTGAAACAGTTCAGACAGAAGATAATTTAAGATCTCTCTCTATGGAGGAATTACAGAAATTATTGGAAGATGCTGTAAAGGAAGAAGACTTTGACACCGCTTTGGAGATTCAGGAAGAAATCAAAAGGAGGAAAAAGAAAATTGACTAA
- a CDS encoding M12 family metallo-peptidase, translating into MIKKILLFSISLCSILNFAQNLRPVSQKISEYHKQGKHFEKYDLFNINRTSPKMEEYKRAATDITAMTIHSVNLKKLVRDKPESIEISFPFEGDKKLTVELYKHQIFTDNFKVTTNTGEIVPYNPGAYYRGIIKGDNSSIVAFSFFEDDVVGVASSSELGNVIVGKIKNSEDFVSYSESKLTGTNPFVCGVDELKENQVQKTAFDPATVNKAVTENCVRIYYEVCFAPYQNNGSNTTTVTNWLTAVHNNIATLYNNDDIKVALNEIFIWTTADPYTGTPGANLSSFRTNRPTFNGDLAHLVNAPATTSIAYLNSLCTGNKYAYSGISQTYSNVPVYSWTIQAMTHEMGHSLGSPHTHACAWNGNGTAIDGCGAQAGYSEGCTGPIPATTVKGTIMSYCHLVSGVGISFSNGFGPQPAALIRNTVDSKPCLGTNCTTPCALSITAMNISNITTNTANATITDGTSTSWKYKLTTMDGTVVTSGNTTTQNISLANLQPATYYRLFVGSGCSGSNAFQRSQLFLTDANWCGGILFTDTGGVNGAYGNNETIVKTFYPSSGSALSMTFTELELEEDYDYMYIYNGPSTTSPLFANGTLTGNTLPGVFTSTHATGAITVRFVSDPAETGSGWKAGFSCAVLGIEDVSTKDNTVNIYPNPAKNMIVISAKENLRSYKMYDEAGRLVLSSDSLKGNKSEINISSIQTGNYIVSVETEKQTVVKKLIKQ; encoded by the coding sequence ATGATAAAGAAAATTCTACTTTTTAGCATTTCGTTATGCTCTATCTTAAATTTTGCTCAGAATTTAAGGCCTGTCTCGCAGAAAATATCAGAATATCATAAACAAGGTAAACACTTTGAGAAATATGATCTTTTCAATATTAATAGAACTTCACCTAAAATGGAGGAATATAAAAGGGCAGCCACAGATATTACTGCAATGACTATTCATTCTGTAAATCTAAAAAAGTTGGTCAGAGACAAGCCTGAATCTATTGAAATTTCATTCCCTTTCGAAGGAGATAAAAAGCTTACCGTAGAGCTTTACAAACATCAGATTTTTACAGATAACTTTAAAGTAACCACCAATACAGGGGAAATTGTGCCATATAACCCTGGGGCGTATTACAGAGGTATCATTAAGGGAGATAATTCTTCGATCGTTGCTTTTAGCTTCTTTGAAGATGATGTAGTTGGAGTAGCTTCATCCTCTGAATTAGGAAATGTTATTGTCGGAAAAATAAAGAATTCGGAAGATTTTGTAAGCTATTCTGAGTCAAAACTTACAGGCACGAATCCTTTTGTTTGTGGAGTAGACGAGTTAAAAGAAAATCAGGTTCAAAAGACAGCATTTGATCCTGCTACTGTTAATAAAGCTGTTACTGAAAACTGTGTCCGGATTTATTATGAAGTTTGTTTTGCTCCTTATCAAAATAACGGCTCCAATACAACAACGGTAACGAATTGGCTTACGGCTGTTCATAACAATATCGCAACACTTTATAATAATGATGATATAAAAGTAGCCCTTAATGAAATTTTTATCTGGACTACTGCGGATCCTTATACAGGTACTCCTGGTGCTAATCTTAGCAGCTTCAGAACAAACAGGCCTACTTTTAATGGAGATCTTGCTCATTTAGTAAATGCTCCGGCTACAACGAGTATTGCCTATCTCAATTCACTTTGCACGGGAAATAAATATGCATATTCGGGCATCTCTCAGACCTATTCCAATGTTCCTGTTTATTCATGGACTATCCAAGCAATGACTCATGAAATGGGACATAGTTTAGGTTCTCCCCATACCCATGCTTGTGCATGGAATGGTAATGGAACAGCAATAGACGGATGTGGTGCACAGGCCGGGTATAGTGAAGGCTGCACAGGCCCGATTCCAGCCACCACGGTAAAGGGTACGATCATGAGCTATTGTCACCTTGTTTCAGGAGTGGGAATAAGTTTTAGTAATGGATTTGGCCCGCAACCTGCAGCACTAATCAGGAATACCGTAGACTCCAAACCTTGTCTGGGAACCAACTGTACAACACCTTGTGCGCTTAGCATTACGGCTATGAATATTTCTAATATTACCACAAATACAGCAAATGCTACTATTACGGATGGAACTTCTACTTCATGGAAGTATAAATTGACAACAATGGACGGAACAGTTGTGACATCAGGAAATACAACCACGCAAAATATTAGCTTAGCGAACCTTCAACCGGCCACTTACTACAGACTTTTTGTAGGATCGGGTTGTTCGGGATCAAATGCTTTTCAAAGATCCCAGTTATTTCTAACAGATGCCAATTGGTGTGGAGGTATATTATTTACAGATACAGGAGGGGTGAATGGTGCTTATGGTAATAATGAAACTATTGTAAAAACTTTTTATCCGAGTTCCGGCTCGGCGCTCAGCATGACTTTTACAGAACTTGAATTGGAAGAAGACTATGATTATATGTATATTTATAATGGTCCTTCAACAACTTCACCTTTGTTTGCTAATGGGACTTTAACTGGGAATACATTGCCGGGAGTATTTACTTCTACTCATGCTACAGGTGCTATTACTGTAAGGTTTGTATCGGATCCTGCTGAAACAGGAAGTGGTTGGAAAGCAGGTTTTTCCTGTGCTGTTCTAGGTATTGAAGATGTAAGTACAAAAGACAATACCGTAAATATTTATCCTAACCCAGCAAAGAATATGATTGTCATTTCAGCTAAAGAAAATCTCAGGTCCTATAAAATGTACGACGAAGCAGGAAGGTTAGTGTTGTCATCCGATTCATTAAAGGGAAATAAATCAGAAATTAATATTTCATCAATACAAACAGGAAACTATATAGTTTCTGTAGAAACGGAAAAACAGACAGTAGTAAAGAAATTAATAAAACAATAA
- a CDS encoding nucleoside permease: MNLKLRLTILSFLQFFVWGAWLITMANFWFGTKHWDGTQFGAVFGTMGIASIFMPTITGIIADRWVNAERIFSVLQILYGIVLFILPHTGDPNSFFYVMLAAMCFYMPTIALANSISYTILKNSNLDVVKDFPPIRVWGTIGFIVAMWITNLTGNKATEGQFYIGGVIAILLGIYALTLPKCPPQKLIDKNAPLSEQLGLNAFKLFANYKTALFFLFSMLLGAALQLTNAYGDVFLSEFAHFPKYADSFVVQRSTIIMSISQVSETLFILAIPFFLKKFGIKKVMLMSMLAWVLRFGFFAYGIPEGYGLALIILSCIVYGMAFDFFNISGSLFVETTTDKKIRSSAQGLFMMMTNGFGAVFGSYMAGWAIDKFFTREFTNVSDLSAYLETTPDNPTFLEILKNSFNAAVNSDGTLSSIVMVKDWQNIWLSFAAYALVLAILFALLFKHKHDPKEVAHINH, encoded by the coding sequence ATGAATTTAAAATTACGACTTACCATCCTCAGCTTTCTGCAGTTTTTTGTTTGGGGTGCATGGCTGATTACGATGGCTAATTTTTGGTTCGGTACAAAACATTGGGATGGAACTCAGTTTGGAGCTGTTTTCGGAACAATGGGGATAGCTTCTATCTTTATGCCTACCATAACCGGAATTATAGCAGACCGTTGGGTAAATGCAGAGCGGATTTTTTCGGTTTTACAGATTCTTTACGGAATTGTCTTATTTATCTTGCCACATACAGGCGATCCTAATTCATTCTTTTATGTCATGCTGGCTGCTATGTGTTTCTACATGCCTACTATTGCTCTTGCCAACTCTATTTCATATACGATACTGAAAAATAGTAATCTGGATGTTGTAAAAGACTTTCCACCTATACGGGTTTGGGGGACAATAGGATTTATTGTAGCCATGTGGATAACAAATCTTACAGGAAACAAAGCAACCGAAGGACAATTTTATATAGGAGGCGTTATTGCAATTTTATTAGGAATTTATGCATTAACTTTACCTAAATGCCCACCTCAAAAACTGATTGATAAAAATGCTCCGTTATCAGAGCAATTAGGACTGAATGCCTTTAAACTTTTTGCTAATTATAAAACAGCATTATTCTTTTTATTTTCCATGCTTTTAGGGGCTGCCTTACAACTTACCAATGCATATGGTGATGTATTTTTGAGTGAATTTGCTCATTTTCCTAAATATGCAGATTCTTTTGTGGTGCAGAGATCAACAATTATTATGTCGATTTCACAGGTTTCGGAAACACTGTTTATCCTTGCAATTCCTTTCTTTTTAAAGAAATTCGGTATAAAGAAAGTAATGTTGATGTCAATGCTTGCCTGGGTTTTAAGGTTTGGCTTTTTCGCATATGGAATTCCTGAAGGATATGGGCTTGCACTGATTATTCTTTCCTGCATTGTTTATGGAATGGCATTCGATTTCTTCAATATTTCAGGTTCCCTTTTCGTAGAGACCACAACCGATAAAAAGATCCGTTCTTCTGCACAGGGTTTATTTATGATGATGACGAATGGTTTTGGAGCTGTTTTTGGAAGTTATATGGCAGGTTGGGCGATTGATAAATTCTTTACACGTGAATTTACTAATGTAAGTGATTTATCTGCTTATCTGGAAACAACTCCCGATAATCCGACATTTTTGGAAATTCTGAAAAATTCTTTTAATGCAGCTGTTAATTCCGATGGAACTTTGTCCTCTATTGTGATGGTAAAAGACTGGCAGAATATCTGGTTATCTTTTGCTGCGTATGCATTAGTTTTGGCTATTCTTTTTGCTCTTTTATTTAAACACAAACACGATCCTAAAGAAGTAGCCCATATCAACCATTAA
- a CDS encoding MFS transporter, producing the protein MSETENQRPKNIKNNPKIMKAWAVYDWANSVYSLVITSTIFPIYYSILTTAYEKKEYVTETKQWIDVPVRHLIKIFGKEYQPDAVYGYSLTISFFIVVLLSPFLSSLADTIGNKKSFLQFFCYLGATSCMGLAMFTGMHNVFLGLLFSITASVGFWGSLVFYNSFLPDIATPDKQDALSAKGYVYGYIGSVVLVVICLVLIQVFAKGAAQQLLFTRISFLLTGAWWFGFSQYTFKHLPQFGNVKDNLPKDLVLLNYKNIFKKHAEQGGFFEVLKDNMSFYKDIAKESFHELFKVGNELFKDKNLKFFLSSFFFYSVGMQTIFLMATLFGKSEINLAQDKLIGTLLVIQIEAIIGAIIFSRLSKRIGNKNVISIAIVLWIVACLWAYFLNKENPNVEYQFYGVAAVVGLVMGGLQAMSRSTYSKLLPEDSMENTTYFSFYDVLEKIAIIIGTFIFATLIEHFNNMRIAALSMTLFFGVGLILIRFLKVKMLKDRDTL; encoded by the coding sequence ATGTCCGAAACAGAGAATCAACGACCAAAAAATATTAAGAATAATCCAAAGATAATGAAGGCCTGGGCAGTGTACGACTGGGCCAATTCTGTTTACTCTTTGGTTATTACCTCTACCATCTTTCCTATTTATTATTCTATTCTTACTACCGCATATGAAAAAAAGGAGTATGTAACTGAGACAAAACAATGGATTGATGTTCCTGTAAGGCATTTAATAAAGATTTTTGGAAAAGAATATCAACCTGATGCAGTGTATGGATATTCACTTACCATATCGTTCTTTATCGTAGTATTATTATCTCCATTTTTATCTTCTTTGGCAGATACGATCGGAAATAAAAAATCATTTTTGCAATTCTTCTGTTATCTTGGAGCTACTTCATGTATGGGATTGGCTATGTTTACAGGAATGCATAATGTATTTTTAGGATTACTTTTCAGTATTACAGCAAGTGTAGGATTTTGGGGAAGTCTGGTATTCTATAACTCATTTTTACCCGATATCGCAACTCCGGATAAGCAGGATGCTCTTTCAGCAAAAGGTTATGTCTACGGTTATATTGGTTCTGTAGTTTTAGTTGTTATTTGTTTAGTTCTGATTCAGGTTTTCGCTAAAGGTGCTGCCCAACAACTTTTATTTACAAGAATAAGTTTCTTATTAACGGGAGCATGGTGGTTTGGTTTTTCCCAGTATACTTTTAAACATTTGCCACAATTTGGAAATGTAAAAGATAACCTGCCAAAGGATCTGGTTTTATTAAATTATAAGAATATATTCAAAAAGCACGCAGAACAAGGAGGTTTTTTTGAGGTACTTAAAGATAATATGAGCTTTTATAAAGATATTGCCAAAGAAAGCTTTCATGAACTTTTTAAGGTAGGAAATGAGCTTTTTAAAGATAAAAATCTGAAATTTTTCCTTTCGAGTTTCTTTTTTTATAGTGTGGGAATGCAAACCATTTTCCTCATGGCTACGCTATTTGGTAAAAGTGAAATTAATCTCGCACAGGATAAGCTTATAGGGACTCTTCTGGTAATCCAGATCGAGGCAATTATAGGAGCTATAATTTTCTCCAGATTATCAAAGAGAATAGGAAATAAAAATGTAATTTCTATCGCTATTGTGTTATGGATTGTAGCCTGTCTATGGGCCTATTTCTTAAATAAAGAAAATCCAAATGTTGAATATCAATTTTATGGAGTTGCAGCAGTTGTAGGTTTAGTGATGGGCGGGCTTCAGGCCATGTCCAGATCAACATATTCAAAACTGTTACCTGAAGATTCAATGGAAAATACAACCTATTTTAGTTTTTATGATGTATTGGAAAAAATAGCCATTATTATCGGAACATTTATTTTCGCAACATTGATTGAGCATTTTAATAATATGCGTATTGCTGCCCTTTCAATGACTTTATTCTTTGGGGTTGGTCTTATACTGATTAGGTTCCTGAAGGTCAAAATGCTGAAAGATCGTGATACATTGTAG
- a CDS encoding mevalonate kinase, which produces MTNPLFYAKIILFGEYGMIEDSQGLVVPYSFYKGALKFSDLNSEFELKSNQHLQKYSDFLADLNLSDDFQLNIESFKKDISNGLFFDSNIPQGYGVGSSGALVAAIFERYSMNKLNPENISKENLKKLKAVFGEMESYFHGKSSGMDPLICYMNLPILIENKENIDRVAIPEGEEGKGAIFLIDSGMTGETGPMIQIFFEKMKTEGFRKTLKEEFIRYNNACIEAFLKKDMNPFFRNLKKLSHWAYEHFRPMIPESIFNIWKKGLDSNAYYLKLCGSGGGGYILGFTKDYEKAEKMLDGFNKEVIYRF; this is translated from the coding sequence ATGACGAACCCTCTATTTTACGCAAAAATAATTCTGTTTGGAGAATATGGGATGATAGAAGATTCCCAAGGGCTTGTGGTACCTTATAGTTTCTATAAAGGAGCTTTAAAATTCTCTGATCTGAATTCTGAATTTGAATTGAAATCAAATCAGCATCTGCAGAAATATTCTGATTTTCTTGCGGATCTTAATCTTTCTGATGACTTCCAACTTAATATAGAAAGTTTTAAAAAAGATATTTCAAATGGACTTTTCTTTGATTCCAATATTCCTCAGGGATATGGGGTAGGAAGTTCAGGGGCTTTAGTAGCTGCTATTTTTGAACGTTATTCTATGAATAAGCTTAACCCGGAGAATATTTCCAAAGAAAATCTTAAAAAACTGAAAGCTGTTTTTGGAGAAATGGAAAGCTATTTTCACGGCAAAAGCTCAGGAATGGATCCTTTAATCTGTTATATGAATCTTCCCATCCTTATCGAAAACAAAGAAAATATCGATAGGGTTGCTATTCCTGAAGGGGAAGAAGGAAAAGGAGCAATCTTCCTTATAGATTCCGGAATGACCGGAGAAACCGGCCCGATGATTCAGATTTTCTTTGAAAAAATGAAGACAGAAGGTTTCCGTAAAACATTAAAAGAAGAATTTATCCGTTATAATAATGCCTGTATCGAGGCTTTTCTAAAAAAGGATATGAATCCTTTTTTTAGAAACTTGAAAAAACTTTCACACTGGGCATATGAACATTTTCGACCAATGATTCCGGAAAGTATTTTCAACATATGGAAGAAAGGTCTGGATTCCAATGCCTATTATCTTAAGCTATGCGGAAGCGGTGGCGGAGGATATATACTTGGATTTACCAAAGACTATGAAAAGGCGGAAAAAATGCTTGATGGTTTTAACAAAGAGGTTATTTACAGATTTTAA
- a CDS encoding sigma-70 family RNA polymerase sigma factor, with product MKNLEENFTLAKKQDRRAQKALYDAFSSKMLAVANSYTNNIHDAEDILLNAFLKCFTQLNECRDYKSFPFWLRKIIINDSINFIRKTKNILYADVEIADDFSDDDFEEGLEEINLEEIFSKMPPGYRIIFNLYVFEEKKHQEIAEILNISEGTSKSQLNKAKRWLVEFFKTKENEKQNAE from the coding sequence ATGAAGAATTTAGAAGAAAACTTTACACTTGCTAAAAAACAGGATCGGAGGGCTCAAAAAGCTCTTTATGATGCTTTTTCAAGTAAAATGTTGGCTGTTGCGAATTCTTATACCAATAATATCCATGATGCTGAAGATATTCTATTAAATGCATTCCTAAAGTGCTTTACTCAATTGAATGAATGCAGAGATTACAAGAGTTTTCCATTTTGGCTGAGAAAGATCATAATCAATGACTCAATAAATTTTATAAGGAAAACAAAAAACATTTTATATGCAGATGTAGAAATCGCCGATGATTTTTCTGATGACGATTTTGAAGAAGGATTGGAAGAAATTAATCTTGAAGAAATATTTTCTAAAATGCCACCAGGGTATAGGATTATTTTTAATTTATATGTTTTTGAAGAGAAAAAGCACCAGGAAATAGCTGAGATCCTTAATATCTCCGAAGGGACAAGTAAGAGTCAGTTAAACAAAGCTAAAAGGTGGCTGGTTGAATTTTTTAAAACTAAAGAAAATGAAAAACAAAATGCTGAATAA
- a CDS encoding electron transfer flavoprotein subunit alpha/FixB family protein, with protein MAVFVYAENINGVYKKAAFEAVSYAKAIADQAGDIVTAISVNPTDSSDLLYKYGASNVINIKDEGLKNFSAKAFAQAVSEVANGNIIVFPHTTDASSVAPMLAVMKNFSLITNVLAAPESISPFQVKRRAFSGKGFMHAKAEGTGVIITVSQNAFGIKENPVSGSEEVKNLSVANEDTKVVSHEQSSGKLDLKEAEIVVSAGRGLKGPENWGMIEDLANVLGAATACSKPVSDIGWRPHTEHVGQTGKAISPNLYIAVGISGAIQHLAGVNSSKTIVVINSDPEAPFFKSADYGVVGDAFQIIPALTEKIKAIKG; from the coding sequence ATGGCAGTATTCGTATACGCAGAAAATATAAACGGAGTTTACAAAAAAGCAGCTTTTGAAGCAGTTTCGTATGCTAAAGCTATTGCTGATCAGGCGGGAGATATCGTTACAGCAATTTCTGTAAACCCTACAGATTCTTCAGATTTATTATATAAATATGGAGCATCTAATGTCATCAATATTAAAGACGAAGGTCTTAAAAACTTTTCAGCAAAAGCATTTGCTCAGGCAGTGAGTGAGGTGGCGAATGGAAACATAATTGTTTTTCCTCATACTACCGATGCTTCTTCCGTAGCTCCTATGTTAGCTGTAATGAAGAATTTTTCTTTAATTACTAATGTATTGGCAGCTCCTGAAAGTATTTCGCCGTTCCAGGTGAAGAGAAGAGCTTTCTCAGGAAAAGGATTTATGCATGCTAAAGCTGAGGGGACAGGAGTAATTATTACTGTTTCTCAAAATGCTTTCGGAATTAAAGAGAATCCGGTGTCAGGTTCTGAAGAGGTGAAAAACTTATCAGTGGCTAATGAAGATACTAAGGTGGTTTCTCATGAACAAAGCTCAGGGAAGTTGGATCTTAAAGAAGCTGAAATTGTAGTTTCAGCGGGAAGAGGTTTAAAAGGTCCTGAAAACTGGGGAATGATTGAAGACCTTGCCAATGTTTTAGGTGCGGCTACAGCTTGTTCCAAGCCTGTTTCCGATATTGGTTGGAGACCTCACACTGAGCACGTAGGGCAAACAGGTAAAGCAATTTCTCCTAACCTTTATATTGCAGTAGGTATTTCTGGCGCTATCCAGCATTTAGCAGGAGTAAACTCTTCTAAAACAATTGTTGTGATCAACAGTGATCCGGAAGCTCCTTTCTTCAAATCAGCAGATTATGGGGTAGTTGGTGATGCATTCCAGATTATACCGGCATTAACTGAAAAAATTAAAGCAATCAAAGGATAA